A part of Actinomycetota bacterium genomic DNA contains:
- a CDS encoding alkaline phosphatase family protein, producing MTLPRRSFLIGAGAAAAGLALGGCSPSAPSPPPARNPSTVRRRAGDRPDPSRPEGTDTLPAIEHVVVVMMENHSYDNYLGMLGRGEGFTVGSDGKPTNACPDAGGTPLRAFHMANTCQLAKEPSQAWNATHAQWNNGAMDGFVRSDSGPVAMGYWTGADLPFYYGLANTFPVCDHWFGSCMGQTYPNRRFLLAGTARGNIDTDNATLNDFPPPNGTIMELLSRHGITWRNYFTDLPTTALFPPVATANGDKVVNVDRFFVDAAAGALPAFSLVDPNFDHGSEENSSDITVGESFVAKVVDAVMKGPGWSKTVLVWTYDEHGGYYDHVAPPRAVPPDDVGPRLKAGDTPGGYDIYGFRVPAVVVSPYAKKSYVSRVVHDHTSILKLLETKYNLPALTDRDAAADALLDCLDIGSSPAFATPPTLPAPRNPSVTTPLCDAPGPVPNPDG from the coding sequence GTGACACTGCCGCGCCGCAGCTTCTTGATCGGCGCCGGTGCCGCGGCCGCGGGGCTTGCGCTCGGTGGGTGCTCGCCGTCGGCGCCGTCGCCGCCTCCCGCGCGGAACCCGAGCACCGTGCGCCGGCGAGCAGGCGACCGTCCCGACCCCTCGCGGCCCGAGGGCACCGACACGCTGCCGGCCATCGAGCACGTCGTGGTGGTGATGATGGAGAACCACTCCTACGACAACTACCTCGGCATGCTCGGTCGCGGCGAGGGTTTCACGGTGGGATCGGACGGCAAGCCCACCAACGCGTGTCCCGATGCGGGGGGCACGCCGCTGCGTGCCTTCCACATGGCCAACACCTGCCAGCTCGCCAAGGAGCCGAGCCAGGCGTGGAACGCGACGCATGCGCAATGGAACAACGGCGCGATGGACGGCTTCGTGCGCAGCGACAGCGGCCCGGTGGCGATGGGTTACTGGACCGGAGCCGACCTCCCCTTCTACTACGGGTTGGCGAACACGTTCCCGGTCTGCGACCACTGGTTCGGGTCGTGCATGGGCCAGACCTACCCCAACCGCCGCTTCCTCCTCGCGGGCACGGCGCGGGGGAACATCGACACGGACAACGCGACGCTCAACGACTTCCCGCCTCCGAACGGCACCATCATGGAGCTGCTCAGCAGGCACGGGATCACCTGGCGCAACTACTTCACCGACCTGCCGACGACCGCGTTGTTCCCGCCCGTGGCCACCGCCAACGGAGACAAGGTGGTGAACGTCGACCGCTTCTTCGTCGACGCGGCGGCCGGGGCGCTGCCCGCGTTCAGCCTGGTCGACCCCAATTTCGACCACGGCTCCGAAGAGAACAGCTCCGACATCACGGTTGGTGAGTCGTTCGTGGCCAAGGTGGTCGACGCGGTGATGAAGGGCCCGGGGTGGTCGAAGACGGTGCTCGTGTGGACCTACGACGAGCACGGGGGCTACTACGACCACGTCGCGCCCCCGCGGGCGGTGCCCCCCGACGACGTCGGCCCTCGCCTGAAGGCCGGCGACACTCCGGGTGGCTACGACATCTACGGGTTCCGCGTGCCCGCCGTCGTCGTGTCGCCGTACGCGAAGAAGAGCTACGTGTCACGCGTGGTGCACGACCACACGTCGATCCTCAAGCTGCTCGAGACCAAGTACAACCTGCCCGCCCTCACCGACCGCGACGCCGCCGCCGACGCCCTCCTCGACTGCCTCGACATCGGATCGTCACCCGCGTTCGCGACCCCACCGACGCTGCCCGCGCCGAGGAACCCGAGCGTGACGACGCCACTGTGCGACGCGCCCGGTCCCGTCCCCAACCCGGACGGCTGA